One window of Oryza brachyantha chromosome 12, ObraRS2, whole genome shotgun sequence genomic DNA carries:
- the LOC102715166 gene encoding cytochrome P450 94B3-like, which yields MDLECCSYYLQLPLLTCCLFLLYSIFNVFAAARSCGSGDDQLAPRSYPVVGCLVDFYRNRRRLLGWYTALLAASPSQTIVVDRLGARRTVVTANPANVEHVLKGNFGNYPKGKPFTEVLGDLLGGGIFNVDGEMWYRQRKMVSHEFSARVLRETVGAALEREARARLVPALDAAAAGGGGGGGVVDMQELLRQFSFNVICRVALGADDDGGGVEMAMALPLSRLAAAFDTAAAISARRGAEPVAAAWKVKRALGVGSERLLREEVKVIRDAIMGFVRGRSSNRRRKQPLQAQARGRDDLLSRMAAAGYPDEAICDAVVSFIMAGRDTTSSALTWFFWLMTRHRDVEQEVLDEVDACMGKDSGRGDVVGVDLEGSRGARVLHAALCETMRLYPPVAWDSKHAAEDDVLPDGTRVGRGDRVTYFPYGMGRMESIWGPDAGEFRPRRWLALPRDGVSPFKYPVFQGGPRTCLGKEMAFVQMKFVASAVLRRFELRPVAEGSPVFVPLLTAHMAGGLKVTVTRRRHRQQNGTCER from the coding sequence ATGGATTTGGAGTGCTGCAGCTACTACCTGCAGCTGCCATTGCTGACCTGCTGCCTCTTCTTGCTCTACTCCATCTTCAACGTGTTTGCGGCTGCTCGCTCCTGCGGCTCCGGCGATGATCAGCTCGCTCCGAGGAGCTACCCCGTGGTCGGCTGCCTGGTGGACTTCTACCGCAACCGGCGCCGGCTGCTGGGCTGGTACACGGCGCTGctcgcggcgtcgccgtcgcagaCGATCGTCGTGGACCGGCTCGGCGCGCGCCGCACCGTGGTGACGGCGAACCCGGCGAACGTGGAGCACGTGCTGAAGGGGAACTTCGGGAACTACCCCAAGGGGAAGCCGTTCACGGAGGTGCTCGGCGACCTGCTCGGCGGCGGGATATTCAACGTCGACGGGGAGATGTGGTACCGGCAGAGGAAGATGGTGAGCCACGAGTTCAGCGCCCGCGTGCTGAGGGAGACGGTGGGTGCCGcgctggagcgggaggcgcGCGCACGGCTCGTGCCGGCgctggacgcggcggcggcggggggaggcggtggcggcggggtggTCGACATGCAGGAGCTGCTCAGGCAGTTCTCGTTCAACGTCATATGCAGGGTGGCgctcggcgccgacgacgatggAGGCGGCGTCGAGATGGCGATGGCATTGCCGCTGTcgaggctggcggcggcgttcgATACCGCCGCGGCGATCAGCGCCAGGCGTGGCGCGGAGCCGGTGGCCGCCGCGTGGAAGGTGAAGCGCGCGCTCGGCGTCGGCTCGGAGCGGCTGCTCCGGGAGGAGGTGAAGGTGATACGCGACGCCATCATGGGGTTCGTCCGTGGAAGAAGCAGCAACCGCCGGCGGAAGCAGCCGTTGCAGGCGCAGGCCCGCGGCCGCGACGACCTGCTGTCGCGGATGGCCGCGGCGGGGTACCCCGACGAGGCGATCTGCGACGCGGTGGTCAGCTTCATCATGGCCGGGCGCGATACGACCTCGTCGGCGCTGACGTGGTTCTTCTGGCTCATGACGCGCCACCGCGACGTCGAGCAGGAGGTGCTGGACGAGGTGGACGCGTGCATGGGCAAGGAcagcggccgcggcgacgtcgtcggcgtcgaccTCGAGGGCTCCCGCGGGGCGCGCGTGCTCCACGCCGCGCTCTGCGAGACGATGCGGCTGTACCCGCCGGTGGCGTGGGACTCGAAGcacgcggcggaggacgacgtGCTCCCGGACGGCACGCGCGTGGGGCGCGGCGACCGCGTCACCTACTTCCCCTACGGGATGGGCCGGATGGAATCCATCTGGGGacccgacgccggcgagttCAGGCCGCGGAGGTGGCTGGCGCTGCCCCGCGACGGCGTGTCGCCCTTCAAGTACCCGGTGTTCCAGGGCGGCCCCCGGACGTGCCTGGGCAAGGAGATGGCGTTCGTGCAGATGAAGTTCGTGGCCAGCGCCGTGCTCCGGCGGTTCGAGCTGCGGCCCGTGGCGGAGGGCTCGCCGGTGTTCGTGCCGCTGCTCACCGCGCACATGGCCGGCGGCCTCAAGGTGACGGTCACGAGGAGGAGGCATCGTCAGCAAAATGGCACGTGCGAGAGATGA